A segment of the Halostagnicola larsenii XH-48 genome:
GGACGCGGGCGGGGTGTGGGATGACCGTAGACTCACGAAAAGTAGGTATCAGACCGTGTCAGCGAAAACCGGGTGCGGATCTGCAGTGTCGGGAGCGTTCGCCGACGACAGGTTGTGACGGCCTCGAGGCACGGGGATCGTTGAATCGTGATCGTTCGGAACGACTAGCGGCGGCTGAACGTCATCGGCCACTCGTCGAGAACGGCATCGAGAGCTCCGGGCGTCGTGAGAGGTGGTGTGCCATCGCAACGAACAGGATGACCAGACACAGGGCCAGCGCAACGATCGGAGCCATCGAGGCAGTGACCGGGCCGACGGATAGCCAGGTCAAGACCAACGCCGCGACGCCGGCCGCCGTGACCAGCGCGTAGACGAGGTCCCACTGTCGTTGCTCCTCGAGGCGTCTCCCGATGTACGGTTCGAACGTCTCCTCGTTGGGCAGCAACTCGATCGCGTGATCCTCGGAGTTCCAGTTGACGATGCCGTGGTCCTCGAGCATCGGTAGGTGGGTCTGATACAACGAGATGTACACACGCCGTCGCTGGGTCCGTGTCACCGTCTCCGGGTCGGTCTCGTTCTCCCATGCGGCCACCTGTTCGACCAGCGAGGAGAGATCACAGGACCCGTTGCGTTGTTTGAGAAACTGTACCGTCCGCCGTCGGCGGGCGTTGCTGAACACGTCGAACAGCTCGGCCTGGGTAAATTCGCCATCAGTCATCGGTCTCACTGCGTTCCCGTTATCGATTCCGTCCGTTCGGGGACGGGTGCCTTCGGATACCTCACGTCATCTCCTGCCACAGTTGGATACTTTACTATCTTACGGCTACCCTATCGAAAGCTGATTGTACCAGTTAGCGGCCGTGACTGACGGTTATTCCAATATTTCGTCGTTTCCACCCGTCGTGGCGAGAGAGACACACCGTCCGTGCGGACACATTCTATCGCATACGCAGCCCGCTACGGCCCGTAGTTCGTGGCTACAACGTTCGCAGGCCGAGGATAACAAAGCCTCGTTACCCGATGTACACAGACGATTGCCCACGCTGGGTATCGATTACCAATGAAGCTGAGCGAGATACGGGACGACGTGATGAATCGTCGACGGCGACGAGGTGTGTCGAAATGACGGATGTTCGTTGTGGTCGGGATTGTACGATCGCCGAGACGGCTACCGTCGGATACGGGTCGTTCGACGGCGGGACGGAAATCGGCGACGATGCGACGATCAGAGACGGGTCGATCGTCTACGGAAACGTCACCATCGGCGACGGGTTCACAACCGGACACGACGTGCTCGTCCGGGAAGCGTCGACGATCGGCGACAACGTGCTCGTCGGCACGAAAACGGTCATCGACGGCCACACGACGATCGGATCCGACGTGAGTCTACAGACCGGGGTCTACGTTCCAACCGAGACGACGATCGGGTCGAACGTCTTCGTCGGACCGGGTGTCGTGATGACCAACGACGAGTACCCCGTCCGGACGGACGCGGATCTGGACGGGCCCACGATCGAACGAGGCGCGTCGATCGGTGCGAACGCGACGCTCTTGCCGGGCGTGACTGTCGGCGAAAACGCGTTCGTCGCAGCAGGCGCGCTGGTCACCGCCGACG
Coding sequences within it:
- a CDS encoding DUF7344 domain-containing protein, which gives rise to MTDGEFTQAELFDVFSNARRRRTVQFLKQRNGSCDLSSLVEQVAAWENETDPETVTRTQRRRVYISLYQTHLPMLEDHGIVNWNSEDHAIELLPNEETFEPYIGRRLEEQRQWDLVYALVTAAGVAALVLTWLSVGPVTASMAPIVALALCLVILFVAMAHHLSRRPELSMPFSTSGR
- a CDS encoding acyltransferase, with the protein product MTDVRCGRDCTIAETATVGYGSFDGGTEIGDDATIRDGSIVYGNVTIGDGFTTGHDVLVREASTIGDNVLVGTKTVIDGHTTIGSDVSLQTGVYVPTETTIGSNVFVGPGVVMTNDEYPVRTDADLDGPTIERGASIGANATLLPGVTVGENAFVAAGALVTADVPRNSLAVGSPARIEPLPEPLEGANQLA